In Brevinematia bacterium, a genomic segment contains:
- a CDS encoding AMP-binding protein, with protein MSITSIEPDIKFLNAREYVNYISENYRDKKSLGMPISEENLEEYIWYTYSDIGYYAKAISYYLTNTLKLRKGDRVALISENRPEWGLCALGTVYNGFVLVPIDIRMSPTEIKMILEHSESNVIFISQKMLKYLEDEVDLKQYKVIVIDTPPKGKKQISLEEIVEKYGGKELKKYNDISPDDLFEIVYTSGTTGLSKGVMLTHRNIMFEVSVMPPLAKLSPNDRLLSILPLNHTYESTAGLYTALYGGCSIVYSPSLSPKVVLSLISRQKINKMLVVPLFLEKITDGIIKNIEKSSVVLKTFVKTLLGIARVSKTITGGNGISKRLLSILRKKAGLSSIELFISGAAPLPERVANFMELLGFTILQGYGLTECAPVATLNPINKPKNRSVGKPIPGVEIIIDSPNEEGIGEILIKGPNVMVGYYKNPEATNETLVNGYLRTGDLGYIDKEGYVYITGRIKNIIVTHGGKNVYPEEIEEKLNESPYVLESLVVGRKISKDEAIGEEVFAFIVPDFNYIEFEKETPIHKVDYSEIEKIIESVVREINSKLPDYKKIKGYKILTEELPKTSTRKIKRYLFQNQDSL; from the coding sequence ATGAGCATAACTAGCATAGAGCCTGATATCAAGTTCCTAAATGCTAGAGAGTATGTAAACTATATCTCTGAAAATTATCGTGACAAGAAGAGCTTAGGAATGCCTATATCCGAAGAGAATTTGGAAGAGTATATTTGGTATACCTACTCGGATATAGGTTACTACGCTAAAGCTATAAGCTACTATCTAACAAACACACTAAAACTGCGGAAAGGAGATAGGGTTGCGCTTATATCTGAAAACAGGCCTGAATGGGGACTGTGTGCACTTGGCACAGTATACAACGGCTTTGTTCTAGTTCCTATTGATATTAGAATGTCTCCAACAGAAATAAAAATGATACTGGAGCATTCCGAAAGCAACGTCATATTCATTTCTCAAAAGATGCTAAAGTATCTAGAAGATGAAGTTGATCTAAAGCAGTATAAAGTTATTGTTATAGACACACCACCAAAGGGTAAAAAGCAAATCTCTCTAGAAGAGATAGTGGAAAAGTATGGTGGTAAGGAACTTAAAAAGTATAACGACATATCACCTGATGATCTTTTTGAGATCGTTTACACTTCTGGTACAACTGGATTGTCAAAGGGAGTAATGCTCACCCATAGAAATATAATGTTTGAAGTTAGTGTAATGCCTCCTCTTGCAAAACTTTCTCCTAACGACAGACTTCTGTCAATACTTCCCTTAAACCACACTTACGAGTCAACCGCAGGCTTATACACCGCATTGTACGGAGGTTGTAGTATTGTCTATTCACCTTCTCTAAGTCCTAAAGTCGTATTGTCTCTGATTTCAAGACAAAAGATAAACAAAATGCTAGTAGTTCCTCTCTTCCTAGAAAAAATAACTGACGGCATAATCAAAAATATAGAGAAATCAAGCGTAGTTTTGAAAACTTTTGTCAAAACCTTACTAGGAATAGCAAGAGTTTCTAAAACTATCACTGGAGGCAACGGAATCAGTAAAAGACTTTTGTCCATTCTTAGGAAAAAGGCAGGACTTTCTAGTATAGAGCTCTTTATCTCTGGAGCTGCACCACTTCCAGAAAGAGTAGCCAACTTTATGGAACTTTTAGGCTTTACTATATTACAAGGATACGGACTTACAGAATGCGCCCCCGTAGCTACCCTCAACCCCATAAACAAGCCAAAAAATAGATCTGTTGGCAAACCTATCCCCGGAGTGGAAATCATCATAGACTCTCCGAACGAAGAAGGAATAGGAGAAATACTGATAAAAGGACCTAATGTAATGGTAGGCTACTACAAAAACCCGGAGGCTACAAACGAAACCCTTGTAAATGGCTACCTCCGAACCGGTGATCTTGGGTATATTGACAAAGAAGGCTATGTCTATATAACAGGAAGAATAAAGAATATCATAGTAACACACGGAGGTAAAAATGTGTACCCCGAGGAAATAGAAGAAAAACTAAACGAGTCACCTTATGTGCTTGAAAGCTTAGTTGTGGGCAGAAAAATAAGTAAAGACGAAGCAATAGGAGAAGAAGTTTTCGCCTTTATAGTCCCCGACTTCAATTACATAGAGTTTGAAAAAGAGACACCTATACACAAGGTAGATTACAGCGAGATAGAAAAGATCATTGAAAGCGTAGTAAGAGAAATCAACTCCAAACTACCAGATTACAAAAAGATAAAAGGTTACAAAATCCTAACTGAAGAACTACCAAAAACCTCCACAAGAAAGATAAAAAGATACCTCTTCCAAAACCAAGATTCTCTATAA